From one Anopheles cruzii chromosome 3, idAnoCruzAS_RS32_06, whole genome shotgun sequence genomic stretch:
- the LOC128269713 gene encoding transient receptor potential cation channel protein painless: MSSQKFLHLNLSSPQHALSASFEANNLAEFNRALRNGANVNVRDRDAEYSLFETACLTPGKKDFIRACLKHGASISESNPVTKEYPVHLAALSEDSDNLSVLLENHRLFVDQKFEDRTALYLLFERISSDNWVRVFECIKLLLKHHANVNATNEDNVSPVSLLVTGNESWRKEILTYCLNNYSVNVDFRRKQARKAIEKYFPDVTIPIYDMETVTVEQLRSKLSAGTEEEFLRAYAKYGTQHKSQPLRDDELRELLAVAVYRAKLEAAKKLVEPKLVNGSLAAGAQSLLSGLLAKCCNRGSVALLEWLLRIIPKEDAALVNEDPLLSLLVKQIDVYKDKNKCPFFRSMIMLLNDPRIEIDKPDSVTKRTALHFAVKYKIDHAQELLLSKGAYLGGEDMFGELPVCEMDPFLLEKHLDSCVSSNDRKPGDEDYEVKIDFSNLTPPVHKPNHSDQTRAQLAKAYAMPYEDEMLPIVRLAQSSDTKRLLRHPVVSSILLLKWLKLSIFFYINLLICTIFFVSFTLFVVFCYGRDEARFKLFLHALSLAGLAYLVIRELVQFLLNMRVYIRSVENYMEILLILASSTVLLHEFGEETRRVASACVILLSAFEFTLLVGTLPLLSISTHMVMLKTVSKNFLKCLVLYSIILLAFAFSFYTLFRVDGSKRADSPPAAATDSQASGQKNDADDDDQFNQFGEIPLALMKTAVMLTGEFEAANIKFNQSSISYFVFALFLFFVSIVLFNLMNGLAVSDTTTIKAESELIGITQKVFVIYKYENALKTSKPIRCITDHLSWLYPANSLQLFPNIVPLRHILIKPNQSNAILIPSLVNRAGQQDPEKGAMELEKKSENDQLLQQTDKFGTQCCMPCFNRNMDGKIVKYALEILHSRQENVGSIEYRVSRIEQSIERVAQEQAELKRMLESLITTLSTK; this comes from the exons ATGAGCTCCCAAAAGTTTCTACACTTGAACCTGAGCAGCCCGCAA CACGCCCTCAGCGCTAGCTTCGAGGCAAACAATCTGGCGGAGTTTAACCGGGCGCTTCGCAACGGGGCCAACGTGAACGTGCGCGATCGGGACGCTGAGTATTCGCTGTTCGAGACGGCGTGCCTAACGCCTGGAAAAAAGGACTTCATAAGGGCGTGCCTCAAACATGGGGCCAGCATCTCGGAG AGCAATCCTGTTACCAAAGAGTACCCGGTTCATCTGGCAGCGCTGTCCGAGGACAGTGATAATCTATCGGTGCTGCTCGAGAACCATCGACTGTTCGTGGACCAAAAGTTTGAAGATCGGACCGCACTGTATCTTCTGTTCGAGCGCATCTCAAGCGATAACTGGGTACGAGTGTTTGAGTGCATCAAGCTGTTACTTAAACATCATGCCAACGTGAACGCAACGAACGAAGACAACGTGTCGCCGGTGTCGCTGCTGGTGACGGGGAACGAAAGTTGGCGAAAAGAAATTTTGACCTATTGCCTCAACAACTACAGTGTGAACGTGGACTTTCGCCGCAAACAGGCCCGCAAAGCGATCGAAAAGTACTTCCCGGACGTAACGATTCCCATCTACGACATGGAGACCGTCACGGTGGAGCAGCTGAGAAGTAAACTGTCCGCCGGTACGGAGGAAGAATTCCTTAGGGCGTACGCCAAATACGGCACCCAGCACAAAAGTCAGCCCCTGCGAGATGACGAGCTAAGGGAGCTGCTGGCCGTGGCAGTGTACCGGGCGAAGCTGGAAGCCGCGAAGAAGTTGGTGGAACCGAAGCTCGTCAACGGTAGTTTGGCGGCCGGTGCTCAGTCGCTTCTGTCCGGGCTGCTGGCCAAATGCTGCAACCGCGGCAGTGTGGCATTGCTGGAGTGGTTGCTGCGTATCATACCGAAAGAGGACGCGGCGCTGGTGAACGAGGATCCGCTGCTATCGCTGCTGGTGAAGCAGATCGATGTGTACAAGGACAAGAACAAATGTCCGTTCTTCAGAAGCATGATCATGCTTTTGAATGACCCTCGAATCGAGATCGATAAACCGGACAGTGTGACCAAGCGGACTGCACTGCATTTCGCGGTGAAGTACAAGATCGACCACGCCCAGGAACTGCTACTGTCGAAGGGCGCCTATCTCGGCGGGGAAGACATGTTCGGGGAGCTTCCGGTTTGCGAGATGGATCCCTTCTTGCTGGAAAAACATCTTGATTCGTGCGTTTCGTCCAACGACCGGAAGCCCGGGGACGAGGACTACGAAGTGAAGATCGATTTCTCCAACTTGACCCCACCGGTTCACAAACCGAACCATTCGGATCAGACGCGGGCCCAGCTGGCGAAGGCCTATGCTATGCCCTACGAGGACGAAATGTTGCCCATCGTGCGCCTGGCGCAATCGTCTGACACCAAACGGCTGCTGCGGCATCCCGTGGTTTCCAGCATACTGCTGCTGAAGTGGCTCAAGCTGAGTATCTTCTTCTACATCAATCTGCTGATTTGTACGATATTTTTCGTATCGTTTACGCTCTTCGTGGTTTTCTGTTACGGACGGGACGAGGCCCGTTTCAAGCTGTTCCTTCACGCCCTGTCATTGGCCGGGCTGGCGTATCTGGTCATCCGAGAGCTCGTTCAGTTCTTGCTAAACATGCGCGTCTACATAcggtcggtggaaaactaCATGGAGATACTGCTGATTCTGGCCTCCagcacggtgctgctgcacgagTTTGGCGAAGAAACACGGCGCGTTGCATCGGCGTGCGTCATCCTGCTGTCGGCGTTCGAGTTTACGCTGCTGGTGGGCACCCTGCCGTTGCTGTCCATCTCGACGCACATGGTCATGCTTAAGACGGTGTCGAAAAATTTCCTCAAATGCTTGGTACTGTACTCCATCATCTTGCTCGCGTTTGCATTCAGTTTCTACACCCTGTTCCGGGTGGACGGTTCGAAACGAGCGGACagcccaccggcggcggcgacggattCACAAGCCAGCGGCCAGAAAAACgacgccgatgacgacgatcaGTTCAATCAGTTTGGTGAAATACCGCTGGCTCTCATGAAGACGGCTGTTATGTTGACCG GCGAATTCGAAGCAGCCAACATCAAGTTCAACCAATCAAGCATAAGCTATTTCGTGTTtgcactgtttttgtttttcgtgtccATCGTGCTGTTTAATCTGATGAATGGCTTAGCAGTCAGTGATACAACG ACTATTAAGGCCGAATCGGAACTGATCGGCATCACACAAAAGGTGTTTGTGATTTACAAATATGAAAATGCTCTAAAAACTTCCAAGCCGATTCGATGCAT CACTGACCACTTGTCGTGGTTGTACCCTGCCAACAGTTTGCAGCtatttccaaacattgtgCCTCTTCGGCACATTTTGATTAAACCGAACCAATCGAACGCCATTTTAATACCGTCGCTCGTCAACCGGGCCGGTCAGCAGGACCCGGAAAAGGGCGCGATGGAGCTGGAGAAAAAGTCCGAAAAcgatcagctgctgcagcagacGGACAAATTCGGTACCCAGTGTTGCATGCCTTGCTTCAACCGGAACATGGATGGCAAAATTGTGAAATATGCGCTGGAAATTTTGCACTCGCGCCAAGAAAACGTGGGCTCGATCGAGTACAGAGTTTCGCGCATCGAGCAGAGCATCGAAAGGGTGGCACAGGAGCAGGCAGAGTTGAAACGGATGTTAGAATCACTGATCACGACACTATCTACGAAATGA
- the LOC128270392 gene encoding uncharacterized protein LOC128270392 — protein sequence PPPPPSSSSVASLAETPSASPSWSSAGASSSASHSGLARPNQSSVSRRVGGGVVCGLIGKFECTQPSDSGADVKVTVNGGHRGDSARLIAGTSPAVPGIGGDVLCRGCADKTSAMGGSARSSVEGSSAGGAGHAGGVVTVSKERDELANVGRGPGQRQRKTVVYSRLCLDGAMLEALCPSEGEEGAAATTVTDHHPGPPPEVIRFPCVERLIALYASIIREKEAEMQRFMSSIVRDGDKRRLDKGVSSLSSLGTVRSEKQVGDIRTATAQPASPVTLGTPPYTERPLESHREPSVTLPTNEVVRGAGARSKESPSPASDEGWRSTQPSPYGSSDEEERPRHGSNAEGGNEEEEEHPENMKHRDKVTRSASSDSALGLDEELSPQEQQQMMATVGKVRRLTLGVSDIPLRAALLPVPEPSLLPTTTDHSLAAQTGGTADHCPCPTVVRSKMILEAQLIELPVLPVDSGPSTEQLGCPSSSASRRESAQSYISDTGEGVRYVRTPSVVVSDYSDDTICGITLEEIEYFRRHRLRRRSADCESDLSAASSCSNLNYCGSSISALEGCEYQSGLRTPERKVSDCSTCSTVSCDEDEGYSVVRAKLANLCPPMTAAGVVVSGSGTSVPSVSAAQEAPAREPDVSRICSKQSKVSPAPESSVQRPA from the coding sequence ccaccaccaccaccatcgtcatcgtcagttGCATCGCTAGCAGAGACACCGAGTGCATCtccgtcgtggtcgtcggcAGGTGCCTCATCGTCCGCAAGTCACAGCGGCCTCGCAAGGCCAAATCAGTCGTCGGTTTCGAGACgggtcggcggtggtgtggtTTGTGGCTTGATAGGAAAGTTTGAGTGCACCCAGCCCTCCGACTCCGGCGCTGACGTCAAAGTGACAGtgaacggtggccaccgcggtgATAGCGCCCGTCTTATCGCCGGAACGAGCCCGGCGGTCCCGGGTATCGGAGGCGACGTGCTGTGCCGGGGCTGTGCCGATAAGACGTCCGCCATGGGTGGTAGTGCGCGCAGTAGTGTGGAGGGCAGTAGTGCGGGGGGTGCGGGTCATGCGGGTGGTGTCGTGACGGTGAGCAAAGAACGGGACGAGCTGGCAAACGTTGGCCGCGGGCCTGGCCAGCGTCAGCGCAAGACTGTGGTCTACAGTCGCCTCTGTTTGGATGGCGCAATGCTTGAGGCACTCTGCCCATCGGAAGGAGAGgagggggcggcggcgacgacggtgacggacCACCACCcagggccgccaccggaagtgattCGATTTCCGTGCGTCGAGCGACTGATCGCACTGTACGCGAGTATCATCCGCGAGAAGGAGGCTGAAATGCAAAGATTTATGAGCAGTATTGTGAGGGACGGCGATAAACGTCGATTAGATAAGGGCGTGTCGTCTTTGTCGTCGTTGGGTACGGTGCGAAGCGAGAAGCAAGTTGGAGACATACGCACGGCAACGGCGCAACCTGCCTCGCCAGTGACGCTCGGAACGCCGCCTTACACGGAGCGACCGCTGGAAAGCCACAGAGAACCGAGTGTGACGCTGCCTACCAACGAGGTGGTACGAGGTGCGGGTGCACGCAGTAAAGAGAGTCCCAGTCCTGCATCGGATGAAGGTTGGCGCAGCACGCAGCCAAGTCCGTACGGTTCGAGCGACGAAGAAGAGCGTCCCCGGCACGGGTCCAACGCTGAAGGCGGTaacgaggaggaggaagagcaCCCAGAGAATATGAAGCACCGCGACAAGGTGACCCGGTCGGCCAGCTCCGACTCGGCGCTCGGTCTGGACGAGGAACTCAGCCcgcaggaacagcagcagatgaTGGCGACCGTCGGGAAGGTGCGCCGCCTGACGCTGGGCGTATCGGATATTCCGCTCCGCGCGGCACTGCTCCCCGTGCCCGAGCCGAGCCTGCTGccgacgaccaccgaccacagTCTGGCAGCGCAGACCGGCGGCACCGCGGACCACTGCCCGTGTCCGACCGTCGTGCGCAGCAAGATGATCCTGGAAGCTCAGCTCATCGAGCTTCCGGTTCTGCCCGTGGACAGCGGACCCAGCACGGAGCAACTCGGCTGCCCATCCAGCTCGGCGTCACGCCGGGAGTCCGCCCAAAGCTACATCAGTGATACGGGGGAGGGGGTGCGCTATGTCCGcacgccgtcggtcgtcgtgtCCGACTACTCGGACGACACGATCTGCGGCATCACGCTCGAGGAGATCGAGTACTTCCGGCGCCACCGGCtacgccgccggtcggccgactGCGAGTCGGACCTGAGCGCGGCGTCGTCCTGCAGCAACCTCAACTACTGCGGCTCGTCCATCAGTGCGCTCGAGGGCTGCGAGTACCAGAGCGGTCTGCGGACGCCCGAGCGCAAGGTGTCCGACTGTTCCACCTGCTCCACCGTCAGCTGTGATGAGGACGAAGGTTACTCCGTCGTCCGTGCCAAACTCGCCAACCTCTGCCcaccgatgacggcggcgggggTCGTCGTTTCCGGAAGTGGCACCTCGGTGCCTTCGGTCTCGGCAGCGCAGGAAGCCCCGGCACGTGAGCCGGACGTGAGCCGGATCTGCAGCAAACAGTCCAAGGTTAGTCCTGCACCCGAGTCCTCCGTGC